Proteins from a single region of Pseudomonas phenolilytica:
- the recD gene encoding exodeoxyribonuclease V subunit alpha produces the protein MADTAATLAQLLLGALERAFIASLQRLEPTAPVPVLLAAALCCEALGKGDVCLPLARLAGRRPWPEHDIRLPALADWRACLRASSLVGAPGAYAPLILDGERLYLARYQAYERQLAEQLLARAGDRSPVDEAQLGESLTRLFAFNQQRPDWQRLAAAQAVRRRLAVISGGPGTGKTTTVVRLLAALLEQPGGERLAIGLAAPTGKAAARMAEAIRHAKAELPVSDAVKAALPDEARTLHRLLGSRGDSPRVRHDAANPLPLDVLVVDEASMVDLALMAKLVAALPPKARLILLGDKDQLAAVEAGAVFAELCEGRGFDAEAAADLERITGQAVAVETPHSRLGDAVVLLTHSHRFAGGSGIGELARRINGGDARGTLALLDEARADLRWNAAPAAPALVERLEASYRPYLQAAQQGDPAQAFAAFNDFRALTAQREGAFGVNGLNEALEARLRRRAGVPVRERWYAGRAVMVRQNDYALGLFNGDIGLCLWTEFGWRVFFEGDEGHRAFAPARLPSHDSAFVMTVHKSQGSEFGDVLLALPEQPGPLLTRALFYTGITRAKRTVEIWALPARLTEAVNTRAERAAGLAERLAADPPATAKPAEGASGAQGQLSLF, from the coding sequence ATGGCCGACACCGCCGCGACGCTGGCGCAACTGCTGCTGGGTGCGCTGGAACGCGCCTTCATCGCCAGCCTGCAGCGCCTCGAGCCGACGGCGCCGGTGCCGGTCCTGCTGGCCGCCGCGCTGTGCTGCGAGGCGCTGGGCAAAGGCGATGTCTGCCTGCCGCTGGCGCGCCTGGCCGGGCGCAGGCCGTGGCCGGAGCACGATATCCGCCTGCCGGCGCTGGCCGACTGGCGCGCCTGCCTGCGCGCCTCGTCGCTGGTCGGCGCGCCCGGCGCCTACGCGCCGCTGATCCTCGACGGCGAGCGGCTCTACCTCGCCCGTTACCAGGCCTACGAGCGGCAGCTGGCCGAACAGTTGCTGGCGCGTGCCGGCGATCGGTCGCCGGTCGATGAAGCGCAGCTCGGCGAGAGCCTGACGCGGCTGTTCGCCTTCAATCAGCAGCGCCCGGACTGGCAACGGCTGGCCGCGGCGCAGGCGGTACGCCGGCGGTTGGCGGTGATCTCCGGCGGCCCCGGCACCGGCAAGACCACCACCGTGGTGCGCCTGCTCGCGGCATTGCTCGAACAGCCCGGCGGCGAGCGGCTGGCCATCGGCCTGGCGGCGCCCACCGGCAAGGCGGCGGCACGCATGGCCGAGGCGATCCGCCACGCCAAGGCCGAGCTGCCGGTCAGTGACGCGGTCAAGGCGGCGCTGCCGGACGAAGCGCGCACCCTGCATCGCCTGCTCGGCAGCCGCGGCGACAGCCCGCGGGTGCGCCACGACGCGGCCAATCCGCTGCCGCTCGACGTGCTGGTGGTGGATGAGGCGTCGATGGTCGATCTGGCGCTGATGGCCAAGCTGGTCGCCGCGCTGCCGCCCAAGGCGCGGCTGATCCTGCTCGGTGACAAGGACCAACTCGCCGCCGTGGAAGCCGGCGCGGTGTTCGCCGAACTCTGCGAAGGGCGAGGCTTCGATGCCGAGGCGGCGGCCGATCTCGAGCGCATCACCGGTCAGGCCGTGGCGGTCGAGACACCGCACTCGCGCCTCGGCGATGCGGTGGTGCTGCTGACGCACAGTCATCGCTTCGCCGGTGGCAGCGGTATTGGCGAGCTGGCGCGGCGGATCAACGGCGGCGACGCGCGCGGCACGCTGGCGTTGCTGGACGAGGCGCGGGCCGATCTGCGCTGGAACGCGGCTCCCGCCGCGCCGGCGCTGGTCGAGCGCCTGGAGGCGAGTTATCGGCCCTACTTGCAGGCCGCGCAGCAGGGCGATCCGGCACAGGCGTTCGCGGCGTTCAACGATTTCCGCGCACTCACCGCGCAGCGCGAAGGCGCCTTCGGCGTCAACGGCCTCAACGAGGCGCTGGAGGCACGGCTGCGGCGCCGTGCCGGTGTGCCGGTGCGTGAGCGCTGGTATGCCGGCCGCGCGGTGATGGTGCGGCAGAACGACTACGCGCTCGGCCTGTTCAACGGCGACATCGGCCTGTGCCTGTGGACCGAATTCGGCTGGCGGGTGTTCTTCGAGGGTGACGAGGGCCATCGCGCGTTCGCCCCGGCGCGCCTGCCGAGCCACGACAGCGCCTTCGTCATGACGGTGCACAAGAGCCAGGGTTCGGAGTTCGGCGACGTGCTGCTGGCGCTACCCGAACAGCCCGGCCCGTTGCTGACCCGCGCGCTGTTCTACACCGGCATCACCCGCGCCAAGCGCACGGTGGAAATCTGGGCATTGCCGGCGCGGCTGACCGAGGCCGTGAATACCCGCGCCGAACGCGCGGCCGGGCTGGCCGAACGGCTGGCTGCCGACCCGCCTGCGACGGCGAAGCCGGCGGAAGGCGCGAGCGGCGCGCAGGGTCAGCTCAGTCTGTTCTGA
- the recC gene encoding exodeoxyribonuclease V subunit gamma produces MLNLYHAPDLETLGELATTLLAQPLADPFAPARIVVPSQGMGRWLTLELARKQGIAMQLDLQLPAAFVWDLSRTVLGSLPEQSAFAPSTLTWRLYGWLCEPANLQLAPRLAQYLEGGDERRRLSLAAKIADTFDQYLLYRDDWLAAWERGETLDLGADESWQALLWRELTKNGHPHRARLLGDLLQRLYRDEPLAGLPERLLVFGISSLPPHHLRVLDGLARHIDVVVCALNPSREAWGEIRDIRELARRPESAADDWYLDVGHPLLASLGKQGRDFFDALFALDGAEFGLYSEDADLRDDSLLHALQHDILRLRTRRPEERMALAADDRSLEVHVAHSPLREVEILHDQLLARFAADPALSPDQVVVLTPDIERYAPFIEAVFAAREGVPRIPYSLADRSLRAEVPLIEAFLQLLLLAQSRFTAEEVLAWLEQPAIARRAGIDNEDLPLLRDWLRDAGVRWGRDAGQRAALGLPDEAAFTWRQGLDRLLLGFAAPPQLAGDAAPLLGEHWPLDALEGARGQLLGRLVAFVERLGELADRLARPRSLAQWADDLQLLLDELFDEREAGDTLLLLSQACAALREQAQAADLARPIEVELVHQQLSAALQQGGGAAGFLTGAVTFCTMVPMRSLPFRLVCLLGLDDGAFPRRNPPAGFDLIARHPRRGDRARRLDDRYLLLETLLSAREALYLSYVGRDPRDNAELPPSVLLSEVLEAVDLTAVLADGGKPSARIVIAHPLQPFAPGNFAGGAHAGFAAAWFRAAQALAAPARDVVPFASLLAEPDAAWLTIEPSQLLQCFRHPPRFLLEQRLGLRLAEAQQALASDEPFELELPAWNGLRQLSLQAVEHGWSDRDERRLASAAGWLPPGELGQALWGRLRGPVRAFAPRLFEQRPQAVPEPLAIDITLAGVRIHGWLDGVTPSGLFGWKLGRLGEWDLAPFWLRHLLLNLAATPAIERRSLLLSPAGDWQLGPLANAAALLEPWLAAYRSAIREPLPLLARSSHAFARGYRNPARGSEPIETARKRAREAWLGAEFSPIAGECEDPWNALAFRDRDPLDARFEALAEQLIGPALDALAPDEEQDA; encoded by the coding sequence ATGCTCAACCTCTACCACGCCCCCGATCTGGAAACCCTCGGCGAACTGGCCACCACGCTGCTCGCCCAGCCGCTGGCCGACCCGTTCGCCCCAGCGCGGATCGTGGTGCCGAGCCAGGGCATGGGCCGCTGGCTGACCCTGGAGCTGGCGCGCAAGCAGGGCATTGCCATGCAGCTCGACCTGCAGCTACCGGCCGCCTTCGTCTGGGACCTCAGCCGCACGGTGCTCGGCAGCTTGCCGGAGCAGTCGGCGTTCGCCCCGTCGACGCTGACCTGGCGGCTGTACGGCTGGCTGTGCGAGCCGGCCAATCTGCAGTTGGCGCCCCGCCTGGCGCAGTACCTGGAGGGTGGCGACGAGCGCCGGCGGCTGAGCCTGGCGGCGAAGATCGCCGATACCTTCGACCAGTACCTGCTCTACCGCGACGACTGGCTGGCCGCCTGGGAACGCGGCGAAACCCTCGACCTCGGCGCCGATGAAAGCTGGCAGGCGCTGCTCTGGCGCGAACTGACCAAGAACGGCCACCCGCACCGCGCACGTCTGCTCGGCGACCTGCTGCAGCGGCTGTACCGCGACGAGCCGCTGGCGGGACTGCCCGAGCGGTTGCTGGTGTTCGGCATCAGCAGCCTGCCGCCGCATCACCTGCGCGTGCTCGACGGCCTGGCGCGGCACATCGACGTGGTGGTCTGCGCGCTCAACCCGAGCCGCGAGGCCTGGGGCGAGATCCGCGATATCCGCGAGCTGGCGCGTCGGCCCGAAAGCGCTGCGGACGACTGGTACCTCGACGTCGGCCACCCGCTGCTGGCCAGCCTCGGCAAGCAGGGCCGCGACTTCTTCGATGCGCTGTTCGCCCTCGACGGCGCGGAGTTCGGCCTGTACTCCGAGGACGCGGACCTGCGTGACGACAGCCTGCTGCACGCGCTGCAGCACGACATCCTGCGCCTGCGCACGCGCCGGCCGGAGGAGCGCATGGCGCTGGCCGCCGACGACCGTTCGCTGGAAGTGCACGTTGCGCATTCACCGCTGCGCGAGGTGGAAATCCTCCATGACCAGCTGCTGGCGCGCTTTGCCGCCGACCCGGCGCTGAGCCCCGATCAGGTGGTGGTGCTGACGCCGGATATCGAGCGTTACGCGCCGTTCATCGAGGCGGTATTCGCCGCCCGCGAGGGTGTGCCGCGCATTCCCTACAGCCTGGCCGACCGCAGCCTGCGCGCCGAGGTACCGCTGATCGAGGCGTTCCTGCAGTTGCTGCTGCTGGCGCAGAGCCGCTTTACCGCCGAGGAAGTCCTTGCCTGGCTGGAGCAGCCGGCCATCGCCCGCCGCGCCGGTATCGACAACGAAGACCTGCCGCTGCTGCGCGACTGGTTGCGTGACGCCGGCGTGCGCTGGGGCCGCGATGCCGGCCAGCGCGCCGCGCTCGGCCTGCCGGACGAGGCCGCATTCACCTGGCGCCAGGGGCTGGATCGCCTGCTGCTGGGTTTTGCCGCGCCGCCGCAACTGGCCGGCGACGCCGCGCCACTGCTCGGCGAGCACTGGCCGCTGGATGCCCTGGAAGGCGCGCGCGGCCAGCTGCTCGGGCGGCTGGTGGCATTCGTCGAGCGCCTCGGCGAGCTGGCCGACCGGCTCGCCCGCCCGCGATCGCTGGCGCAATGGGCCGACGATCTGCAGCTGCTGCTCGACGAGCTGTTCGATGAGCGCGAGGCCGGCGATACCCTGTTGCTGCTGTCGCAGGCCTGCGCGGCGCTGCGCGAGCAGGCGCAGGCGGCGGACCTGGCCCGGCCGATCGAGGTGGAGCTGGTACATCAACAGCTCAGCGCGGCGCTGCAGCAGGGAGGCGGGGCGGCGGGCTTTCTCACCGGCGCGGTGACCTTCTGCACCATGGTGCCGATGCGCAGCCTGCCGTTCCGCCTGGTCTGCCTGCTCGGTCTCGACGACGGTGCCTTCCCGCGGCGCAATCCGCCGGCCGGCTTCGACCTGATTGCCCGCCATCCGCGCCGCGGTGACCGTGCACGGCGCCTGGACGACCGCTACCTGCTGCTGGAAACCCTGCTCTCGGCACGTGAGGCGCTGTACCTGTCCTACGTCGGCCGCGACCCGCGCGACAATGCCGAGCTGCCGCCTTCGGTGCTGCTCAGCGAGGTGCTGGAGGCAGTCGACCTCACCGCGGTGCTGGCCGACGGCGGCAAGCCCAGCGCGCGGATCGTCATCGCCCATCCGCTGCAGCCCTTCGCCCCGGGCAACTTTGCCGGCGGCGCGCATGCCGGCTTTGCCGCCGCCTGGTTCCGCGCCGCCCAGGCACTGGCGGCACCCGCACGGGACGTGGTGCCGTTCGCCAGCCTGCTCGCCGAGCCGGACGCCGCCTGGCTCACCATCGAGCCGTCGCAGCTGTTGCAGTGCTTTCGCCACCCGCCGCGCTTTCTGCTCGAGCAGCGCCTCGGCCTGCGCCTGGCCGAGGCCCAGCAAGCGCTGGCCAGCGACGAGCCGTTCGAGCTGGAGCTGCCCGCCTGGAATGGCCTGCGTCAGCTGTCGTTGCAGGCCGTCGAGCACGGTTGGAGCGACCGCGACGAGCGTCGGCTGGCCAGCGCCGCCGGTTGGCTGCCGCCCGGCGAACTCGGCCAGGCGCTGTGGGGGCGGCTGCGCGGGCCGGTCCGCGCCTTCGCCCCGCGGTTGTTCGAGCAGCGCCCGCAGGCCGTACCCGAGCCGCTGGCGATCGACATCACCCTCGCCGGCGTGCGCATCCACGGCTGGCTGGACGGCGTGACGCCGAGTGGGCTGTTCGGCTGGAAGCTCGGCCGCCTTGGCGAATGGGACCTGGCGCCGTTCTGGCTGCGCCACCTGCTGCTCAACCTGGCCGCCACGCCGGCTATCGAGCGCCGCAGCCTGCTGCTCTCGCCGGCCGGCGACTGGCAGCTGGGGCCGCTGGCAAACGCCGCCGCATTGCTCGAACCCTGGCTCGCCGCCTATCGCAGCGCGATCCGCGAGCCGCTGCCGCTGCTGGCGCGTAGCAGCCACGCCTTCGCCCGCGGCTATCGCAACCCGGCACGCGGCAGCGAACCCATCGAAACGGCGCGCAAGCGTGCCCGTGAGGCGTGGCTGGGCGCCGAGTTCAGCCCCATCGCCGGCGAGTGCGAAGACCCCTGGAACGCGCTGGCCTTCCGCGACCGCGATCCGCTGGACGCGCGTTTCGAGGCGCTGGCCGAGCAGCTGATCGGCCCGGCGCTGGATGCCCTGGCCCCGGACGAGGAGCAAGACGCATGA
- the recB gene encoding exodeoxyribonuclease V subunit beta → MSLDLLDSPFDGRSLIEASAGTGKTWTLTALYARLLLERQLSVGQILVVTYTTAATAELRERIRARLATLLAVYDGTPSDDDFLNRLHARFPDDASRRRLLLAVHGFDEAAVFTIHGFCQRALQDAAFEAGGDFDSELTADDRELIDALLADAWRGELAAADPAWARLLAKQKITPQWLRQRLRAHLGKPYLRVEPHEPPAPADSRAVEAAWQRAATLWQQNGNAWVEELDAHRGLSQSTHKALKFPLWRSELDAWFADPAALYDAPDGLLKFGARALAKACKKGFDAPDCALAQALDELADHLAEALPAGRQRLVALQVALLARLNRELPERKAAQRLLAFDDLLNRLDQALQGPVGEDLAAALRSTYPLALIDEFQDTDPIQYAIFDRIYARGSGASLCFVGDPKQAIYAFRGADLATYLQARQQIDRPAYDLPVNHRSTPQLIDALNRLFARPRPFSEDGLDYPPVTAADKSRATLRLQEDEAGAPLALVWLGDDALSKAEAAELAARDCARRIARQLAAAAEGRAGFEQDGQFSPLKGGDIAVLVANHRQAALIAEQLAARGVPSVRRGRDSVWASEEAAELAAVLAAYAEPGREGLLRHALATRLLGRSAVDLARCQDDQQQWDSEREAAERYHQLWQQQGFMRVFRAWLDEQAVAERLLARLDGERRLTNLLHLGELLQAESLLRPGLEPLLAWFNAQRGGEGAGDEALLRLESDAERVQIVTIHTSKGLEYPLVFCPFLWDGKLLGKNLDSARCHDEHGRPLLDLGSAELPDNLQRARRETFAEQLRLAYVALTRARDRLWLHWGPVALPKAKKDGELPDEGLHSSALAWLLHGRELAGADALGELGNHLAALDGAGLRGEVERLTQASAGSTACLPLETREASTADSLRAVAPRQLARLERSLHSAWRIGSFSGLAAGLHMEAPDRDALVMPDAAEPGSGFFAFPRGARAGTCLHAILEDWARGRGALAERVEPALQAFGLPLEWRDIAIAQLQQVLTTDLDGAGLTLAGLHAARRLPELGFTFPVRQLDVTRLRALLADPASGLPAPLREAAARLEFDTLRGFLKGFIDLTFEHDGRWYIADYKSNWLGPDASYYGGERLLQALAGEHYYLQYLIYLVALRRFLRQRLADFRDEQLGGAFYLFLRGMPAAGVYFARPDDALLDALDRLFEEGH, encoded by the coding sequence ATGAGCCTGGACCTGCTCGATTCGCCCTTCGACGGCCGCTCGCTGATCGAGGCCAGCGCCGGCACCGGCAAGACCTGGACGCTCACCGCGCTCTACGCCCGCCTGCTGCTGGAGCGCCAGCTGTCGGTGGGGCAGATCCTGGTGGTCACCTACACCACCGCCGCCACCGCCGAGTTGCGCGAGCGCATCCGCGCGCGGCTGGCCACGCTGCTGGCGGTCTATGACGGCACGCCGAGCGACGACGACTTCCTCAACCGCCTGCACGCGCGCTTCCCCGACGACGCCTCGCGCCGGCGCCTGCTGCTCGCCGTGCACGGCTTCGACGAGGCTGCGGTGTTCACCATCCACGGCTTCTGCCAGCGTGCGCTGCAGGATGCCGCGTTCGAGGCCGGCGGCGACTTCGACAGCGAACTCACTGCCGACGACCGCGAACTGATCGACGCGCTGCTGGCCGATGCCTGGCGCGGCGAGCTGGCCGCCGCCGATCCGGCCTGGGCGCGCCTGCTGGCCAAGCAGAAGATCACCCCGCAATGGCTGCGCCAGCGCCTGCGCGCGCACCTGGGCAAGCCGTACCTGCGGGTCGAGCCGCACGAGCCGCCGGCGCCTGCTGACAGCCGCGCCGTCGAGGCCGCCTGGCAGCGCGCCGCGACGCTCTGGCAGCAGAACGGCAACGCCTGGGTGGAGGAACTCGACGCCCATCGCGGGCTGAGCCAGAGCACCCACAAGGCGCTGAAATTCCCGCTCTGGCGCAGCGAACTGGACGCCTGGTTCGCCGATCCGGCGGCGCTCTACGACGCCCCGGACGGCCTGCTCAAGTTCGGCGCGCGGGCGCTGGCCAAGGCCTGCAAGAAGGGCTTCGACGCCCCCGACTGCGCGTTGGCGCAGGCGCTGGATGAACTCGCCGACCACCTCGCCGAGGCGCTGCCGGCCGGCCGCCAGCGGCTGGTCGCGCTGCAGGTGGCGCTGCTCGCACGGCTCAACCGCGAGCTTCCCGAGCGCAAGGCGGCGCAGCGCCTGCTGGCCTTCGACGACCTGCTCAACCGTCTCGACCAGGCGCTGCAGGGGCCGGTGGGCGAGGACCTGGCTGCGGCGCTGCGCAGCACGTATCCGCTGGCGCTGATCGACGAATTCCAGGACACCGATCCGATCCAGTACGCCATCTTCGATCGCATCTACGCGCGCGGCAGCGGCGCCTCGCTGTGCTTCGTCGGCGACCCCAAGCAGGCGATCTACGCCTTCCGCGGCGCCGATCTGGCGACCTATTTGCAGGCCCGCCAGCAGATCGACCGGCCGGCCTATGACCTGCCGGTGAACCACCGTTCGACGCCGCAACTGATTGATGCGCTGAATCGCTTGTTCGCGCGCCCGCGGCCGTTCTCCGAGGACGGGCTGGACTATCCGCCGGTCACCGCTGCCGACAAGTCACGCGCCACCCTGCGTCTGCAGGAAGACGAAGCCGGCGCGCCGCTGGCGCTGGTCTGGCTCGGCGACGATGCGCTGAGCAAGGCGGAGGCGGCCGAACTCGCCGCCCGCGACTGTGCCCGGCGCATCGCGCGGCAACTGGCCGCCGCTGCCGAGGGCCGCGCCGGCTTCGAGCAGGACGGCCAGTTCAGCCCGCTCAAGGGCGGCGACATCGCCGTGCTGGTGGCCAACCACCGGCAGGCCGCGCTGATCGCCGAGCAGCTGGCTGCCCGCGGCGTACCCAGCGTGCGCCGCGGGCGCGACAGCGTCTGGGCCAGCGAGGAGGCCGCCGAGCTGGCCGCGGTGCTGGCCGCCTACGCCGAGCCGGGCCGCGAAGGCCTGCTGCGCCACGCCCTGGCCACGCGCCTGCTGGGGCGGAGCGCCGTCGATCTGGCGCGCTGCCAGGACGATCAGCAGCAATGGGACAGCGAGCGTGAGGCGGCCGAGCGCTACCACCAGCTCTGGCAGCAGCAGGGCTTCATGCGTGTGTTCCGCGCCTGGCTCGACGAGCAGGCGGTGGCCGAGCGGCTGCTGGCGCGCCTCGACGGCGAGCGCCGGCTGACCAACCTGCTGCACCTGGGTGAGCTGCTGCAGGCCGAGAGCCTGCTGCGGCCGGGGCTGGAACCGCTGCTGGCGTGGTTCAACGCCCAGCGTGGCGGCGAAGGCGCCGGCGACGAGGCGCTGCTGCGCCTGGAAAGCGATGCCGAACGGGTGCAGATCGTCACCATCCACACCAGCAAGGGCCTGGAGTACCCACTGGTGTTCTGCCCGTTCCTCTGGGACGGCAAGCTGCTGGGCAAGAATCTCGACAGCGCGCGCTGCCACGACGAACACGGCCGGCCGCTGCTGGACCTGGGCAGCGCCGAGCTGCCGGACAATCTGCAGCGCGCGCGCCGCGAGACGTTCGCCGAGCAGCTGCGCCTGGCCTACGTGGCGCTGACCCGCGCGCGGGATCGGCTGTGGCTGCACTGGGGGCCGGTGGCGCTGCCCAAGGCGAAGAAGGACGGCGAGCTGCCCGATGAAGGTCTGCATAGCAGTGCCCTGGCCTGGCTGCTACACGGCCGCGAGCTGGCCGGCGCGGATGCGCTCGGCGAACTCGGTAACCATCTGGCTGCGCTGGACGGCGCCGGCCTGCGCGGCGAGGTCGAACGGCTGACGCAGGCGAGCGCCGGCAGCACCGCCTGCCTGCCGCTGGAAACCCGTGAGGCGAGCACCGCCGACAGCCTGCGCGCCGTTGCGCCGCGACAGCTGGCGCGCCTTGAGCGCAGCCTGCACAGCGCCTGGCGTATCGGCAGCTTTTCCGGGCTGGCCGCCGGCCTGCATATGGAGGCCCCGGACCGCGACGCGCTGGTCATGCCGGACGCGGCCGAGCCGGGCAGCGGTTTCTTCGCCTTCCCGCGTGGCGCGCGTGCCGGTACCTGCTTGCACGCGATCCTTGAAGACTGGGCGCGTGGCCGGGGCGCGCTGGCCGAGCGGGTCGAGCCGGCGCTACAGGCCTTCGGCCTGCCGCTGGAATGGCGCGACATCGCCATCGCCCAGCTGCAACAGGTGCTGACCACCGATCTCGACGGCGCCGGCTTGACGCTGGCCGGCCTGCACGCCGCCCGTCGCCTGCCGGAGCTGGGTTTCACCTTCCCGGTGCGCCAGCTCGACGTCACGCGCCTGCGCGCGCTGCTCGCCGATCCGGCCAGCGGGCTGCCGGCGCCGCTGCGCGAGGCGGCGGCGCGGCTGGAGTTCGACACCCTGCGCGGCTTTCTCAAGGGTTTCATCGACCTCACCTTCGAGCATGACGGGCGCTGGTACATCGCCGACTACAAGTCCAACTGGCTCGGCCCGGACGCCAGCTACTACGGCGGCGAGCGGCTGTTGCAGGCGCTCGCCGGCGAACACTACTACCTGCAATACCTGATCTACCTGGTGGCGCTGCGGCGTTTCCTGCGCCAGCGCCTGGCGGATTTCCGCGACGAGCAGCTGGGCGGCGCCTTCTATCTGTTCCTGCGCGGCATGCCCGCGGCCGGGGTGTATTTCGCCCGTCCCGACGATGCGTTGCTCGATGCGCTGGACCGGCTGTTCGAGGAGGGACACTGA
- a CDS encoding cache domain-containing protein, with amino-acid sequence MNRTHTLLMLSLTAALGVMPLAHAATPAAPATAVGSLERAQAKQAKALLDNAALYLQANGPEQALAAFNDRDGAFAKGQYYIFVLGTDGTMRASAGTSASLVGLNVRDLKDASGKPFINDILEAAKRDDSGAVAYHWLNPADNKVENKLSQFRKVGENILCVGYYIPRATAEQAQALLDKAVARLREVGGETAYRQFNERNGEFFVNDEYVFVIGLEDGKYRASGGSPNLVGVDVRAVNDAAGKPLFREMIELARKDGTGTVEYVWRNPVTNAVEHKRTLIQRVDDVLLGVGYYTPR; translated from the coding sequence ATGAATCGCACGCACACTCTGCTCATGCTGTCTCTCACTGCCGCCCTGGGTGTCATGCCGCTGGCGCATGCCGCCACGCCCGCTGCACCGGCGACGGCCGTCGGCTCGCTGGAGCGCGCACAGGCCAAGCAGGCCAAGGCGCTGCTCGACAACGCCGCGCTCTACCTGCAGGCCAACGGCCCGGAACAGGCGCTGGCCGCGTTCAACGACCGAGATGGCGCCTTCGCCAAGGGCCAGTACTACATCTTCGTGCTCGGCACCGACGGCACCATGCGCGCCAGCGCCGGCACCTCGGCCAGCCTGGTCGGGCTGAACGTGCGCGACCTGAAGGACGCCAGCGGCAAGCCCTTCATCAACGACATCCTCGAAGCGGCCAAGCGTGACGACAGCGGCGCGGTGGCCTACCACTGGCTGAACCCGGCCGACAACAAGGTGGAGAACAAGCTCAGCCAGTTCCGCAAGGTCGGCGAGAACATCCTCTGCGTCGGCTACTACATCCCGCGCGCGACGGCGGAACAGGCCCAGGCGCTGCTGGACAAGGCGGTGGCACGACTGCGCGAAGTCGGCGGCGAGACGGCCTATCGCCAGTTCAACGAGCGCAACGGCGAATTCTTCGTCAACGACGAGTATGTGTTCGTCATCGGCCTGGAAGACGGCAAGTACCGCGCCAGCGGCGGTTCGCCGAACCTGGTCGGCGTCGACGTGCGCGCGGTGAACGACGCCGCCGGCAAGCCGCTGTTCCGCGAGATGATCGAGCTGGCCCGCAAGGACGGCACCGGCACGGTGGAATACGTCTGGCGCAACCCGGTGACCAATGCCGTGGAGCACAAGCGCACGCTGATCCAGCGGGTCGACGACGTGCTGCTCGGCGTGGGCTACTACACCCCGCGCTGA
- a CDS encoding AEC family transporter, whose product MGLPIARTHPVTALLLALWPLFALIVAGYVLRLRGFPDDAFWPGAERLNYFVLFPALLFNSLATAPLDNPALPRLGAAVLLALGLAWGVLLLGRRLRGWPAARFGALAQGALRFNTYLGLAAVGSLFGKDGLALAALMLALMVPTVNVMSVWALTAERGISARSLLLPIARNPLILACLAGALVNLAGFGLPGGSDRLLGLLAAASLPLGLLCVGAALKPKELGGEIPTLGWSSAVRLLAVPLLAYGVAALFALPAMETTILVLFFALPTAPTAYVLTRQLGGDSHLMAGIITLQTLLAAASLPLVLTLLEG is encoded by the coding sequence ATCGGCCTTCCTATCGCCCGAACGCACCCCGTGACCGCTCTTCTGCTCGCCCTCTGGCCCCTGTTTGCCCTGATCGTCGCCGGATATGTCCTGCGACTGCGCGGCTTCCCCGACGACGCCTTCTGGCCGGGCGCCGAGCGGTTGAACTACTTCGTCCTGTTTCCGGCGTTATTGTTCAACAGCCTGGCGACCGCGCCACTGGACAACCCGGCCTTGCCGCGTCTGGGCGCAGCGGTGCTGCTCGCCCTCGGGTTAGCCTGGGGCGTCCTGCTGCTCGGCCGGCGTTTGCGCGGCTGGCCGGCGGCGCGCTTCGGTGCGCTCGCGCAGGGTGCGCTGCGCTTCAACACCTATCTGGGTCTGGCGGCCGTCGGTAGCCTGTTCGGCAAGGACGGCCTGGCGCTGGCGGCGCTGATGCTGGCGCTGATGGTGCCGACGGTAAATGTCATGTCGGTCTGGGCGCTGACCGCCGAACGCGGTATCAGCGCGCGCAGCCTGCTGCTGCCGATCGCGCGCAACCCGTTGATTCTCGCCTGCCTGGCCGGTGCGCTGGTCAACCTGGCCGGTTTCGGCCTGCCCGGCGGCAGTGACCGCCTGCTCGGCCTGCTGGCCGCCGCCAGCCTGCCGCTGGGGCTGCTGTGCGTAGGCGCGGCGCTGAAGCCCAAGGAACTGGGCGGGGAAATTCCGACGCTGGGCTGGAGCAGCGCCGTGCGCCTGCTGGCGGTGCCGTTGCTGGCGTATGGCGTTGCCGCCCTGTTCGCGCTGCCGGCGATGGAAACCACCATCCTCGTACTGTTCTTCGCCCTGCCGACCGCACCGACCGCCTACGTGCTGACTCGCCAGCTCGGCGGCGACAGTCACCTGATGGCCGGCATCATCACCCTGCAGACGCTGCTCGCCGCCGCCAGCCTGCCGCTGGTGCTGACCCTGCTGGAAGGCTGA